The proteins below come from a single Acidovorax sp. NCPPB 4044 genomic window:
- the acnD gene encoding Fe/S-dependent 2-methylisocitrate dehydratase AcnD, whose amino-acid sequence MNNTRHRRRLPGTSLDYFDAQAAVDALHPGAWDALPYTARVHAENLVRRCDPALLDGCLLQLVERRRDSDFPWYPVRVVCHDILGQTALVDLAGLRDAIAAEGGDPAQVNPVVPVQLVVDHSLAVECGGSDPDAFAKNRAIEDRRNEDRFHFIEWAKKAFTNVDVIPAGNGIMHQINLERMSPVVHVQDGVAFPDTCVGTDSHTPHVDALGVIAVGVGGLEAENVMLGRASWMRLPDIVGVELTGRRQPGITATDIVLALTEFLRREKVVGAYLEFLGDGARSLGIGDRATISNMCPEYGATAALFAIDAQTLDYLRLTGREPAQVALVEAYAKAAGLWADSLAGVRYERVLRFDLSSVGRNMAGPSNPHRLLPTAALAERGIADACRLKAAYAQEAQGLMPDGAVIIAAITSCTHTSNPRNVIAAGLLARNARRLGLVRKPWVKTSLAPGSRAVELYLKEAGLLADLEWLGFGIVGFACTTCNGMSGALDPAIQQEIIERDLYATAVLSGNRNFDGRIHPYASHAFLASPPLVVAYAIAGTVHFDIERDVLAVVAGEPIRLRDLWPSDDAIDAVVAQAVQPGHYRAVYGPMFVVRQDDGPPVAPQYDWRPQSTYIRRPPYWDTEGVGALAAHPRTLTGMRALAVLPDNVTTDHLSPSNAILRDSAAGEYLYRMGVPEEDFNSYATHRGDHLTAMRATFANPQLVNEMAVVDGVPRKGSLARLEPEGRVVRMWEAIETYLGRRQPLIVIAGADYGQGSSRDWAAKGVRLAGVETVVAEGFERIHRTNLIGMGVLPLEFPPGTTRRTWALDGTETYDVVGERTPHATLTLVVRRSGGDTLHVPVICRLDTAEEASVYEAGGVLQRFAQDFLAQAGRAHRHRSNP is encoded by the coding sequence ATGAACAACACACGACATCGCAGGCGCCTTCCTGGCACTTCGCTGGATTATTTCGATGCGCAGGCGGCCGTGGATGCGCTGCACCCCGGTGCGTGGGATGCGCTGCCGTATACGGCCCGCGTGCACGCCGAGAACCTGGTGCGGCGCTGCGATCCCGCCCTCCTGGATGGGTGCCTGCTGCAACTCGTGGAGCGGCGGCGCGACAGCGACTTTCCCTGGTATCCCGTGCGCGTGGTGTGCCACGACATCCTGGGGCAGACGGCGCTGGTGGACTTGGCCGGCCTGCGCGATGCCATTGCGGCGGAAGGGGGAGACCCCGCACAGGTCAACCCGGTCGTGCCGGTGCAATTGGTCGTGGACCACTCGCTGGCCGTGGAGTGCGGTGGCTCCGACCCCGATGCCTTCGCGAAGAACCGGGCCATCGAAGACCGGCGCAACGAAGACCGTTTCCATTTCATCGAATGGGCGAAGAAGGCCTTCACCAACGTGGACGTGATTCCCGCGGGCAACGGGATCATGCACCAGATCAATCTGGAGAGGATGTCGCCCGTGGTCCATGTGCAGGACGGTGTCGCCTTCCCCGATACCTGCGTGGGCACGGACAGCCACACCCCGCATGTCGATGCGCTGGGGGTGATCGCCGTGGGGGTGGGCGGACTGGAGGCCGAGAACGTGATGCTGGGCCGCGCCTCCTGGATGCGCCTGCCCGACATCGTGGGCGTGGAGCTGACCGGCCGGCGCCAGCCGGGCATCACGGCGACCGATATCGTGCTCGCGCTGACCGAATTCCTGCGCCGGGAAAAGGTGGTCGGTGCGTACCTGGAGTTCCTGGGAGACGGCGCGCGCAGCCTCGGCATCGGCGATCGCGCGACCATCTCCAACATGTGCCCGGAATACGGCGCCACGGCGGCGCTCTTTGCCATCGACGCGCAGACGCTCGACTACCTGCGCCTCACCGGGCGCGAACCGGCGCAGGTGGCGCTCGTGGAAGCCTATGCCAAGGCCGCGGGACTGTGGGCCGACAGCCTGGCCGGGGTGCGGTACGAGCGCGTGCTGCGCTTCGACCTGTCTTCGGTGGGGCGCAACATGGCGGGCCCCTCCAACCCCCACCGGCTCCTGCCGACGGCGGCGCTGGCGGAACGCGGCATCGCCGATGCGTGCAGATTAAAAGCCGCATACGCGCAGGAAGCGCAGGGCCTGATGCCCGACGGCGCGGTGATCATCGCGGCCATCACGAGTTGCACCCATACGAGCAACCCGCGCAACGTGATTGCAGCGGGTCTGCTGGCGCGCAACGCGCGCCGCCTCGGCCTGGTGCGCAAGCCCTGGGTCAAGACTTCGCTGGCCCCGGGGTCCAGGGCCGTGGAGCTGTATCTGAAGGAGGCTGGGCTGCTGGCCGATCTGGAGTGGCTGGGCTTTGGCATCGTGGGATTTGCCTGCACCACCTGCAACGGCATGAGCGGCGCGCTGGACCCCGCCATCCAGCAGGAGATCATCGAACGCGATCTGTATGCGACGGCGGTGCTGTCGGGCAACCGCAACTTCGATGGCCGCATCCATCCCTACGCCAGCCATGCCTTCCTGGCTTCGCCGCCGCTGGTGGTGGCCTATGCCATCGCGGGCACGGTGCATTTCGACATCGAGCGGGACGTGCTGGCCGTGGTGGCAGGCGAGCCGATCCGATTGCGAGACCTCTGGCCATCGGACGATGCCATCGACGCCGTCGTGGCGCAGGCGGTGCAGCCCGGGCACTACCGTGCCGTGTACGGGCCCATGTTCGTCGTCCGGCAGGACGATGGCCCGCCCGTCGCGCCGCAGTACGACTGGCGCCCGCAGTCCACCTACATCCGGCGCCCTCCGTACTGGGACACGGAGGGCGTGGGCGCGCTGGCAGCCCATCCGCGCACGCTCACCGGCATGCGCGCGCTGGCCGTGCTGCCGGACAACGTCACCACCGACCATCTCTCGCCATCCAACGCCATCCTGCGCGACAGCGCGGCGGGCGAGTACCTGTACCGCATGGGCGTGCCGGAGGAGGATTTCAACTCCTACGCGACGCACCGCGGCGACCACCTGACCGCCATGCGGGCCACCTTCGCCAACCCGCAGCTGGTCAATGAGATGGCTGTGGTGGATGGCGTGCCGCGGAAGGGCTCGTTGGCGCGCCTGGAGCCCGAGGGCAGGGTGGTTCGCATGTGGGAGGCCATCGAAACCTACCTGGGCCGCCGGCAGCCGCTGATCGTCATCGCCGGTGCAGACTACGGCCAGGGCTCGTCACGCGACTGGGCCGCCAAGGGCGTGCGCCTGGCGGGCGTGGAGACCGTGGTGGCCGAAGGCTTCGAGCGCATCCACCGCACCAACCTCATCGGCATGGGCGTGCTGCCACTGGAATTCCCGCCGGGCACGACGCGGCGCACCTGGGCCCTGGACGGCACGGAGACTTACGATGTGGTGGGCGAACGCACGCCGCATGCCACGCTGACCCTGGTGGTGCGGCGCTCCGGCGGCGATACCCTGCACGTGCCTGTCATCTGCCGGCTCGATACCGCCGAAGAGGCCTCGGTCTACGAGGCCGGCGGCGTGCTGCAGCGGTTCGCCCAGGATTTCCTGGCCCAGGCCGGGCGCGCCCACCGACATCGAAGCAACCCATGA
- the prpF gene encoding 2-methylaconitate cis-trans isomerase PrpF: MSTAVPQIRIPASYMRGGTSKGVFFRLEDLPPEARQAGAARDKLLLRVIGSPDPYGKHTDGMGGATSSTSKAVIIAAATRPGHDVDYLFGQVSIDQPFVDWSGNCGNLSAAVGPFALQAGFIDAARIPHDGVCTVRIWQANIGKTIVAHVPIHDGKVQETGDFELDGVAFPAAEVQLEFLDPAEEGNAGQGGAGGGPMFPTGNVVDTLEVPGVGTLQATLINAGIPTVFVKAADLGYTGTERQDAINGDTAALARFEAIRAQAAVRMGLIRHVGEAAGRQHTPKVAFVAPPASYTASSGKVVGAADVDLLVRALSMGRLHHAMMGTAAVAIGTAAAIPGTLVHQAAGGIARTAVRFGHPSGTLRVGAEAALVNGEWVVSKALMGRSARILMEGWVRVPGDCF; this comes from the coding sequence ATGAGCACAGCCGTTCCCCAGATCAGAATCCCTGCCAGCTATATGCGCGGCGGCACCAGCAAGGGGGTCTTCTTCCGCCTGGAGGATCTTCCGCCGGAGGCCCGCCAGGCCGGCGCCGCGCGCGACAAACTGCTGTTGCGCGTCATCGGCAGCCCCGACCCCTACGGCAAGCACACCGACGGCATGGGAGGGGCGACCTCCAGCACCAGCAAGGCGGTCATCATCGCCGCCGCCACGCGGCCCGGGCACGATGTGGACTACCTCTTCGGCCAGGTCTCCATCGACCAGCCCTTCGTCGACTGGAGCGGCAACTGCGGCAATCTCTCGGCCGCCGTGGGGCCGTTCGCGCTGCAGGCCGGCTTCATCGATGCAGCGCGCATTCCGCACGATGGGGTCTGTACCGTGCGCATCTGGCAGGCCAACATCGGCAAGACGATCGTGGCCCACGTGCCGATCCACGACGGCAAAGTGCAGGAGACGGGCGATTTCGAGCTGGACGGCGTTGCGTTCCCTGCGGCTGAAGTGCAGCTCGAATTCCTCGACCCGGCGGAAGAGGGCAATGCGGGGCAGGGCGGTGCTGGCGGCGGCCCCATGTTTCCCACCGGCAATGTCGTGGACACCCTGGAGGTTCCCGGCGTGGGCACCTTGCAGGCGACGCTCATCAACGCCGGCATTCCTACCGTTTTCGTGAAGGCCGCAGACCTGGGCTATACCGGTACCGAACGGCAGGACGCCATCAACGGCGACACCGCGGCGCTGGCACGCTTCGAGGCCATTCGTGCCCAGGCTGCCGTGCGCATGGGCCTGATCCGGCACGTGGGCGAAGCCGCTGGCCGCCAGCACACCCCCAAGGTTGCCTTCGTGGCCCCGCCGGCTTCCTACACCGCCTCCAGCGGCAAGGTGGTGGGCGCGGCAGACGTGGACCTGCTGGTGCGCGCGCTGTCGATGGGCCGACTGCACCACGCCATGATGGGCACGGCGGCCGTGGCCATCGGCACGGCGGCCGCCATTCCCGGCACGCTGGTGCACCAGGCCGCGGGCGGGATCGCGCGCACGGCCGTGCGCTTTGGCCACCCCTCCGGCACGCTGCGCGTCGGCGCCGAAGCCGCGCTGGTGAACGGCGAATGGGTGGTTTCCAAGGCCCTGATGGGCCGAAGCGCGCGCATTCTCATGGAAGGCTGGGTGCGTGTACCCGGCGACTGTTTCTGA
- a CDS encoding isocitrate lyase/PEP mutase family protein: MSTRKQLRALAEARRGVLVPGAFNALSARVIEDLGFEAIYVTGAGVTNMWFGMPDQGFMGLSDIADHTARIRDAVALPLIVDADTGFGNALNVYHTVRTLERAGADCIQLEDQVAPKRCGHFSGKDVISTEEAVGKIKAAVDARRDPDLLIMARTDAAATHGFEAAVERAARFAEAGADILFVEAVTTPEDIRALPSRLAAPQLMNMVIGGKTPIFNAEELAGLGYGLVLYANAALQGAVAGMQKALTVLRDAREVQESSGLVAPFAERQRLVGKPQWDALEKQYS; the protein is encoded by the coding sequence ATGTCCACACGCAAGCAACTGCGGGCGCTGGCCGAGGCACGCCGCGGCGTGCTCGTTCCGGGAGCGTTCAATGCGCTGTCGGCCCGGGTGATCGAAGACCTGGGGTTCGAGGCCATCTATGTCACCGGCGCCGGCGTCACCAACATGTGGTTCGGCATGCCCGACCAGGGGTTCATGGGCCTGTCGGACATCGCGGACCACACGGCCCGCATCCGTGACGCAGTGGCATTGCCGCTCATCGTGGATGCCGACACGGGCTTCGGCAATGCGCTCAACGTGTACCACACGGTGCGCACGCTGGAACGGGCCGGGGCCGACTGCATCCAGCTGGAAGACCAGGTGGCGCCCAAGCGTTGCGGGCATTTCTCGGGCAAGGACGTCATCTCCACGGAAGAGGCCGTCGGCAAGATCAAGGCCGCCGTGGATGCGCGGCGCGATCCGGACCTGCTGATCATGGCGCGCACCGATGCGGCAGCCACCCACGGTTTCGAGGCAGCGGTGGAACGCGCCGCGCGCTTCGCCGAGGCCGGTGCAGACATCCTCTTCGTCGAGGCCGTGACCACGCCCGAAGACATCCGTGCGCTGCCGTCGCGACTCGCTGCTCCGCAGCTGATGAACATGGTGATCGGCGGCAAGACGCCGATCTTCAACGCGGAAGAACTGGCCGGACTGGGCTACGGTCTGGTGCTGTATGCCAACGCGGCGCTGCAGGGCGCCGTGGCCGGCATGCAGAAGGCGCTGACCGTGCTGCGCGATGCCAGGGAAGTGCAGGAGTCGAGCGGCCTGGTGGCGCCCTTCGCCGAGCGGCAGCGGCTGGTCGGCAAGCCGCAGTGGGATGCATTGGAGAAGCAGTACAGCTGA
- a CDS encoding LysR family transcriptional regulator: MLERIHLSVVQEVERQGSLTAAAEVLHVTQSALSHSMKKLELQLGCDIWLREGRSLRLTQAGEYLLAVAGRVLPQLDLAEERLRQFALGERGALRIGMECHPCYQWLLKIVSPYLAAWPDVDVDVKQKFQFGGIGALFGHEIDLLVTPDPLFKAGLHFEPVFDYEQVLVVAASHPLAQANHVRPRDLAPEVLITYPVPTDRLDIYTQFLLPAGIAPRRHKAIETTDIMLQMVASNRGVAALPRWLVQDYAARLAIVPLRLGARGIAKQIHLGAREADLQTDYLQAFIELARCSATMPANGAAGPAARG; the protein is encoded by the coding sequence ATGCTGGAACGCATTCACCTCTCGGTCGTGCAGGAAGTCGAAAGGCAGGGTTCGCTGACGGCGGCAGCGGAGGTGCTGCACGTCACGCAGTCGGCGCTGAGCCACAGCATGAAAAAGCTCGAGCTTCAATTGGGCTGCGACATCTGGCTGCGCGAGGGCCGCAGCCTGCGGCTCACCCAGGCGGGCGAATACCTGCTGGCGGTCGCGGGCCGCGTTTTACCGCAGCTGGACCTGGCGGAAGAACGGCTGCGCCAGTTCGCTCTGGGCGAGCGCGGTGCGCTGCGCATCGGCATGGAGTGCCACCCCTGCTACCAGTGGCTGCTGAAAATCGTGTCGCCCTACCTGGCTGCTTGGCCCGACGTGGATGTGGACGTGAAGCAGAAATTCCAGTTCGGCGGCATCGGTGCGCTGTTCGGCCATGAGATCGATCTGCTGGTCACGCCCGATCCGCTGTTCAAAGCCGGGCTGCATTTCGAGCCGGTCTTCGATTACGAGCAGGTGCTGGTCGTCGCCGCCAGCCACCCGCTGGCGCAGGCCAACCACGTGCGCCCACGCGATCTGGCCCCGGAAGTGCTGATCACCTACCCTGTCCCCACTGACCGGCTGGACATCTACACGCAGTTCCTGCTGCCTGCGGGGATCGCCCCGCGGCGGCACAAGGCCATCGAGACGACGGACATCATGCTGCAGATGGTGGCCAGCAACCGCGGCGTGGCCGCCTTGCCGCGCTGGCTCGTGCAGGACTACGCAGCGCGGCTGGCCATCGTGCCGCTGCGGCTCGGCGCACGCGGCATCGCCAAGCAAATCCATCTGGGCGCACGCGAAGCCGACCTGCAGACCGACTATCTCCAGGCGTTCATTGAGCTCGCGCGCTGTTCGGCGACCATGCCCGCCAACGGAGCTGCGGGCCCCGCCGCACGCGGTTGA